A section of the Novipirellula caenicola genome encodes:
- a CDS encoding glycosyltransferase family 25 protein: protein MLARAFVISLERATTRFEHAKSLLSQLPMEAEILPAVDGSQMSDAEVAACYQRHVHQPRYPFALRRGEIGCFLSHRNAWQKILDSELDAALILEDDVLVDGDQFQSAIEFVRGHAPKDSYVQLPVRKVPRDVISLSSRGPHRMLLPTVTPLRTSGQWVTRLAAKKLLRATETFDRPVDTTLQMHWITDVRLLTLDPSGIRDLTTELGGSTIGVGKKRSLTLEKVSREFNRAMYRAKIARLSSKACA from the coding sequence ATGTTGGCACGTGCATTCGTCATCAGTCTGGAACGGGCCACGACTCGGTTTGAGCATGCGAAATCATTGCTAAGTCAATTGCCGATGGAGGCAGAGATTCTGCCGGCGGTTGATGGCAGCCAAATGAGCGACGCCGAAGTGGCCGCCTGTTACCAACGCCATGTTCACCAGCCCCGCTATCCCTTTGCCCTGCGTCGAGGCGAAATTGGCTGTTTCTTAAGCCACCGCAACGCTTGGCAAAAAATTCTCGATAGCGAACTCGACGCGGCGCTAATTCTCGAGGACGACGTGCTAGTCGACGGCGATCAGTTTCAAAGTGCGATTGAATTTGTTCGCGGCCACGCACCGAAGGACTCGTACGTTCAGCTTCCCGTGCGAAAAGTGCCTCGTGATGTGATCTCGCTGTCATCCCGCGGACCTCACCGCATGTTACTGCCCACGGTGACCCCACTCCGCACGTCGGGGCAATGGGTCACCCGCTTGGCAGCTAAAAAGCTACTGCGAGCGACCGAGACGTTCGACCGACCGGTCGACACAACGTTACAGATGCACTGGATTACCGACGTCCGTTTGTTGACGCTTGATCCATCGGGAATCCGCGACTTGACGACCGAACTTGGTGGCAGCACGATCGGCGTCGGAAAGAAGCGAAGTTTGACGCTTGAAAAAGTCTCGCGTGAATTCAATCGCGCGATGTACCGAGCAAAGATCGCCCGTTTGTCCAGCAAAGCGTGTGCTTAG
- a CDS encoding class I SAM-dependent methyltransferase codes for MNHDEILRANRKTYDAMADARNPLCQPAKDSELADPLKTLDPLGWLGKSIKGLRVLCLAAGGGRQSSLYAAAGAEVTVVDLSPAMLELDRQVAAARSLSLRILETTMEDLSMLRPAEFDIVAQPVSTCYVRNIGVVFEQVARVLRPGGLYISQHKNPVSLQASPEATANGSYCFEHTYYRDTPVPPPKNASATANRLRESGAVEFLHRWEQIIGGMCRAGFSVEDLVEPVHAKRDAAAGSFAHRAQFIAPYVRIKARRQTAGGQAVSDVSGSKLWIPD; via the coding sequence ATGAACCACGACGAGATCCTGCGTGCCAACCGCAAGACTTATGACGCGATGGCGGACGCGAGAAACCCGCTTTGCCAGCCCGCTAAAGACAGCGAATTGGCCGATCCCCTCAAGACGCTCGATCCGCTCGGATGGCTCGGAAAATCAATCAAAGGGTTGCGTGTGCTGTGTTTGGCAGCGGGCGGTGGCAGGCAAAGTTCGCTGTACGCGGCTGCCGGAGCCGAGGTGACGGTCGTCGACCTCAGCCCCGCCATGCTGGAGCTGGATCGCCAAGTCGCTGCCGCACGCAGCCTTTCGCTGCGTATTTTGGAAACGACGATGGAAGATCTGTCGATGCTAAGACCGGCAGAATTTGACATCGTCGCTCAACCAGTCAGCACCTGTTACGTCCGCAACATCGGCGTTGTGTTCGAGCAAGTTGCCCGCGTGCTGCGTCCTGGCGGCCTGTACATTAGCCAGCACAAGAATCCCGTCTCGCTGCAGGCGAGTCCCGAGGCGACCGCCAACGGGTCGTATTGCTTCGAACACACCTATTACCGCGACACGCCGGTGCCGCCACCCAAAAACGCTTCGGCAACCGCAAATCGATTACGCGAAAGCGGAGCCGTTGAGTTCCTGCACCGCTGGGAACAGATCATTGGCGGCATGTGTCGCGCCGGATTTTCGGTCGAGGATTTGGTCGAACCCGTTCATGCCAAACGCGATGCGGCGGCGGGCTCGTTCGCACACCGCGCCCAATTCATCGCTCCCTACGTTCGCATCAAGGCGCGTCGTCAAACGGCGGGCGGCCAAGCCGTCTCGGATGTTAGCGGCAGCAAACTCTGGATTCCGGATTGA
- the fmt gene encoding methionyl-tRNA formyltransferase — MPDSDKLRIIAMGTGPFAVPSLEALRAAGHEFVLVVTRPQPPVKSRKGAPPSPVRQWATENNLPLFDPPCINDESAVERLNRVAADLLVVCDYGQILKPAALATAPLGGINLHGSLLPAYRGAAPVQRALLSGDAVTGVSVIHMTPRLDGGPILATRQTPIADDETAGELEDRLAKIGVQATLEAVELLSTWDRSSPIGTPQDKTKVTRAARLSKAEAEINWNQPARMIDCHVRGMQPWPIAFCFVPVAGKDEPIRVAIKQVQRLDAVPAGVSPGTVEVDGEGRFKVASQDDWVQIVRLQPAGKREMAAEEFLRGHQPMNLASRNENAAN; from the coding sequence ATGCCTGATTCGGACAAGCTGCGAATCATTGCGATGGGGACCGGTCCGTTTGCGGTTCCGTCCTTGGAAGCGTTGCGGGCCGCCGGTCACGAGTTCGTCTTGGTGGTCACTCGCCCACAACCGCCCGTCAAAAGTCGCAAGGGGGCTCCGCCGTCGCCTGTGCGGCAATGGGCAACCGAAAACAATTTGCCGTTGTTTGATCCGCCCTGCATCAATGACGAATCCGCAGTCGAGCGGCTGAACCGCGTCGCTGCCGATTTGTTGGTCGTCTGTGATTATGGGCAAATCTTGAAGCCGGCGGCATTGGCGACCGCTCCGCTTGGAGGGATCAATTTGCATGGGTCGCTGTTGCCCGCCTATCGCGGCGCGGCGCCCGTCCAGCGTGCCCTGCTTAGCGGTGATGCGGTGACGGGCGTTTCGGTGATTCATATGACGCCGCGGCTCGACGGAGGTCCGATCTTGGCCACGCGTCAGACGCCGATCGCGGACGATGAGACTGCCGGCGAACTTGAGGACCGACTCGCGAAAATCGGTGTCCAGGCGACACTCGAGGCGGTTGAATTGTTGTCAACGTGGGATCGATCCAGCCCGATTGGTACGCCGCAAGACAAAACCAAAGTCACCCGCGCCGCTCGGTTATCCAAAGCGGAAGCGGAAATCAATTGGAACCAACCAGCTCGGATGATCGATTGCCATGTTCGCGGCATGCAGCCTTGGCCGATCGCATTCTGTTTTGTTCCCGTGGCCGGAAAAGACGAACCGATTCGCGTCGCCATCAAACAGGTCCAGCGGCTCGACGCCGTGCCCGCCGGGGTATCCCCGGGCACCGTCGAAGTGGACGGCGAAGGACGTTTCAAGGTCGCCTCGCAAGACGATTGGGTGCAAATCGTGCGTTTACAACCGGCGGGAAAACGCGAGATGGCCGCCGAGGAATTCCTGCGCGGCCATCAACCGATGAATCTAGCATCGCGAAACGAAAACGCCGCGAATTAA
- a CDS encoding RimK family alpha-L-glutamate ligase translates to MTGKRFLVLGCGQGWHANQLRNAAAQLGCELHGCDYESLFASIHHAASPDRNAVDLGADGFTATAVSIDQYDAVLARTMPAGSLEKITFRLAILHALASDCDPSKRPASVVNSPRGLEIAIDKFATLAHVRRLGYRVPETIVVQSRPEAIAAFERLGGDCVVKPLFGGEGRGVMRIQDPQLAWYTFSTLQQLDAVFYIQAFVPPGGRDTRLLVIGDHVIAARRENLGDFRTNHSHGATTTRIHPSCEQIAMAKQITASMGLSFAAVDLIDCDDGQPRVLEVNAVPGWKGLQQVCSENIATLVIQTLIDACQDAPHESTSELTIKRTLPTPDPHEATS, encoded by the coding sequence ATGACGGGCAAGCGATTTCTAGTGCTTGGGTGCGGCCAGGGTTGGCATGCGAACCAACTGCGAAACGCCGCCGCCCAACTCGGTTGCGAGCTTCACGGATGTGACTATGAATCGCTGTTTGCTTCGATCCATCACGCGGCCTCGCCCGACCGCAATGCGGTCGATCTCGGTGCGGATGGATTTACTGCTACCGCAGTTTCGATCGACCAATACGATGCTGTCTTGGCCCGTACGATGCCGGCGGGCTCCCTCGAAAAGATCACCTTTCGACTTGCCATCCTGCATGCGTTAGCAAGCGATTGCGACCCGAGCAAACGTCCCGCTTCAGTGGTCAATTCACCACGAGGCCTCGAGATCGCGATCGATAAATTTGCCACGCTCGCTCATGTTCGCCGGCTTGGTTATCGAGTCCCTGAAACCATCGTGGTGCAGTCGCGGCCCGAAGCGATCGCAGCATTCGAGCGACTCGGCGGCGATTGCGTGGTCAAGCCGCTGTTTGGCGGCGAAGGACGCGGAGTGATGCGAATCCAAGACCCGCAGTTGGCGTGGTACACATTTTCGACACTCCAACAACTCGATGCCGTGTTTTACATCCAGGCGTTTGTTCCCCCTGGTGGACGCGACACCCGGTTATTGGTGATCGGAGATCATGTCATCGCCGCCCGCCGTGAGAACCTTGGCGATTTCCGCACCAATCATTCCCATGGCGCGACGACGACGCGAATCCACCCCAGTTGCGAACAGATCGCGATGGCCAAACAAATCACTGCGTCGATGGGATTGAGCTTTGCCGCGGTCGATCTGATCGATTGTGACGACGGCCAGCCGCGAGTGTTGGAAGTGAACGCGGTTCCCGGATGGAAGGGACTGCAACAAGTCTGCAGCGAGAATATCGCCACGCTGGTGATTCAAACGCTGATCGATGCGTGCCAGGATGCTCCGCACGAATCGACGAGTGAACTGACGATCAAGAGAACCCTACCGACGCCTGATCCCCATGAGGCCACGTCATGA
- the def gene encoding peptide deformylase gives MSLSIIPYPHPTLRVKSSPIRRVDQALKDLANEMLDLMYAAQGVGLAANQVDLPLRMFVVNASGVKGEGEELVLINPELQMPRGNESEQEGCLSLPGIYGQVKRPKAIRLSAYDINGNSIERNVDGFLARVLQHENDHLDGVLFFDRMSDEGRNEFAGALDELETDFRSKQSAGAIPSDADLLARLDQWRERYA, from the coding sequence ATGTCGCTCAGCATCATCCCCTACCCGCACCCTACGTTGCGTGTGAAAAGCTCTCCCATCCGACGCGTCGACCAGGCGCTGAAGGACTTGGCCAACGAAATGCTCGATTTGATGTATGCGGCTCAGGGCGTGGGATTAGCCGCCAACCAAGTCGATCTGCCGCTACGCATGTTTGTCGTCAATGCGTCGGGCGTCAAAGGCGAAGGCGAGGAATTGGTGCTGATCAATCCCGAACTGCAGATGCCGCGGGGGAACGAATCCGAACAGGAAGGGTGTCTCAGTTTGCCGGGAATCTACGGCCAAGTGAAGCGTCCCAAGGCGATCCGGTTGAGTGCGTATGACATCAATGGGAATTCCATCGAACGCAACGTCGACGGGTTCCTCGCACGTGTCTTGCAACACGAAAACGACCACCTTGATGGGGTGCTGTTTTTTGATCGGATGAGTGACGAAGGACGCAACGAGTTCGCCGGCGCGTTGGACGAACTGGAAACCGATTTCCGGTCCAAGCAATCGGCCGGCGCGATCCCGTCGGATGCCGATCTGTTGGCACGTTTGGACCAATGGAGAGAGCGATATGCCTGA
- a CDS encoding aminotransferase class V-fold PLP-dependent enzyme has product MATKNTGSQGRNLQIGSDCDNASSSAWLDAIQSDPWAWWRSQMPITAKFAYFDHAAVGPLSQAAFAAMSNFLAQASQLGDTVWPTWAARNEKLRQDSAELLHCSPREICLVPNTSTGINIVAEGWPWQPGDSVVIPDGEFPSNLFPWLNQQSRGVEVRIVPRHNGEVRISDLIEAADQSTRMIAVSWVGYASGFRLDIDELVAQAHQRGILVFLDAIQGLGMFPLDLEKVPVDFLAADGHKWLLGPEGAGIAMIRSEHLLKIRVGNVGWGSVKNSYNYNDPKLELRDEAARFEAGSANMVGLGGLSASLEMFLAVRRCHGDQAIGDRVVTLATRLDGLLRELGVQSSLAEDPKNRSGIVNFSVAGAEPAAIRSRGLEQDVVLSCRGNGVRASIHAYNNEEDLQRLVTVVRSFC; this is encoded by the coding sequence ATGGCGACAAAAAACACAGGAAGTCAGGGAAGAAATTTGCAGATCGGGTCCGATTGTGACAACGCTTCCTCCTCGGCGTGGCTCGATGCCATCCAATCGGACCCGTGGGCGTGGTGGCGGAGCCAGATGCCAATCACCGCAAAATTCGCCTATTTTGACCATGCCGCCGTGGGGCCACTCAGCCAAGCGGCCTTTGCCGCGATGTCGAATTTCCTGGCCCAAGCCTCACAACTGGGCGACACTGTTTGGCCCACATGGGCGGCCCGGAACGAGAAATTAAGGCAAGATTCGGCCGAACTGCTCCATTGTTCCCCTCGCGAAATCTGTTTGGTCCCAAATACATCGACCGGCATCAACATCGTCGCCGAGGGCTGGCCATGGCAACCGGGCGACAGCGTCGTCATTCCCGACGGCGAGTTTCCGAGCAATTTGTTCCCGTGGTTGAACCAGCAGTCGCGTGGTGTCGAGGTGCGGATCGTACCGCGTCACAACGGCGAGGTCCGGATCAGCGATCTGATTGAAGCGGCGGATCAATCGACGCGAATGATTGCGGTCAGCTGGGTTGGCTACGCTAGCGGATTTCGGCTGGACATTGACGAGTTGGTGGCCCAGGCCCATCAGCGAGGCATTTTGGTTTTTCTTGACGCGATCCAAGGATTGGGGATGTTCCCCTTGGATCTCGAAAAAGTGCCTGTCGATTTTCTTGCGGCCGACGGACACAAATGGTTGCTAGGTCCCGAGGGCGCGGGAATCGCCATGATTCGCAGTGAACATTTGTTGAAAATTCGCGTCGGCAATGTCGGCTGGGGCAGCGTCAAGAACTCGTACAATTACAATGACCCCAAGCTTGAATTGCGTGACGAGGCGGCGCGATTCGAAGCCGGTTCGGCCAACATGGTCGGGCTGGGCGGATTGTCGGCAAGTTTAGAAATGTTCTTGGCGGTACGGCGGTGTCACGGCGATCAAGCGATTGGTGATCGGGTCGTCACTCTGGCAACCCGGTTGGACGGATTGCTTCGCGAGTTGGGAGTCCAGAGCTCGCTTGCCGAGGATCCGAAAAACCGCAGCGGCATTGTTAACTTTTCCGTGGCCGGTGCTGAACCCGCGGCGATTCGTAGTCGCGGATTAGAGCAGGATGTCGTGCTGAGTTGCCGTGGCAACGGGGTTCGCGCCAGTATTCATGCCTACAATAACGAAGAAGATCTTCAGCGATTGGTCACGGTCGTGCGTTCGTTTTGCTAA
- the mch gene encoding methenyltetrahydromethanopterin cyclohydrolase, which produces MLNQRTSELFMQLAADASSLQCVVSEIGGGSVLDAGIHTRGSLGAGINLARLCMAGKAEIMIAPCDAAVLGSNNAVFVCTDEPVKACLAAQYAGWPVQTDHYFAMGSGPMRAARGREATLLELDLVESTDTVVGVLESDQLPDAEVIAMIAEQCSVAANQVRLAVAPSSSLAGSVQVVARAIETAMHKLHELKFDVTKIVSATGHAPLPPPAKPGDMVTGIGRTNDAILYGATVSLWVDCDDDAVEAIAAKVPSHTSGDHGKPFAETFKQYNYDFYKVDPMLFSPAVVTIHNLQSGRSWNHGKIATAVLRQSFSS; this is translated from the coding sequence ATGCTAAACCAACGAACCAGCGAACTATTCATGCAACTCGCAGCCGACGCATCGTCGCTGCAGTGCGTGGTTTCGGAGATTGGCGGCGGATCGGTCCTGGACGCCGGCATTCATACTCGCGGTTCACTTGGCGCCGGAATCAACCTCGCGCGATTGTGTATGGCTGGGAAGGCCGAAATTATGATCGCTCCGTGCGACGCCGCGGTGTTGGGCAGCAACAATGCCGTTTTTGTCTGCACCGACGAACCCGTCAAAGCATGTTTGGCAGCCCAATATGCCGGATGGCCTGTGCAAACGGATCACTATTTCGCGATGGGCAGCGGTCCAATGCGAGCGGCGCGAGGCCGTGAAGCAACGCTATTGGAACTGGATTTGGTCGAATCCACCGACACCGTGGTCGGAGTCCTCGAGTCGGACCAATTGCCCGACGCCGAAGTGATCGCAATGATCGCGGAACAGTGCAGCGTCGCCGCCAACCAAGTCCGTTTGGCAGTCGCACCGAGCAGCTCGCTCGCAGGCAGTGTGCAAGTCGTCGCGCGTGCCATTGAAACCGCAATGCACAAGTTGCATGAACTAAAGTTTGACGTCACCAAAATTGTCTCGGCCACCGGCCATGCTCCGCTGCCACCTCCGGCAAAACCAGGCGACATGGTTACCGGGATCGGGCGGACCAACGACGCCATCCTGTATGGAGCCACGGTTTCGCTGTGGGTCGACTGTGACGATGACGCTGTCGAAGCGATCGCAGCCAAAGTGCCGAGTCACACGTCGGGCGATCACGGGAAACCGTTTGCCGAAACGTTCAAACAATACAACTACGACTTTTACAAAGTCGACCCAATGTTGTTCAGCCCCGCTGTGGTAACGATCCATAACCTGCAAAGCGGTCGAAGTTGGAATCACGGCAAAATTGCCACCGCAGTGCTTCGTCAATCGTTTTCATCATGA
- a CDS encoding fatty acid CoA ligase family protein, whose product MTSQVKDGNVAARLRIIRSLSPGGIAIAEPSGPPRSDGLRQYELTTFENLDQRSDEIARGLIAWGVKPGMRLAMLVPFGGQFIELVFALLKAGVVAILIDPGIGRKHLVKCLSESRPDGFVGIPKAQAIRSVLRSRFPQAKWNVTVGKRWLWGGQTLDQIAKRGREASGDILPTVERTDAAAIIFTTGSTGPPKGVLYTHGTFHAQIDRIRERYDIHRGSRDLACFPLFGLFDAVMGVTTIIPDMDPTRPADVNPQRLIEAATQWEVDQAFGSPALWNTVVRWCEANKVEQPFPTLRRVLSAGAPVPAATLTKLRSLLDPEVNIVTPYGATEALPIASIESREVIAETGPAAAKGKGVCVGTRFEGVQWRVIKINDGPMTQIDETEEMPQGKIGELMVSGPMVTTEYVVRSDQNVMHKIHDGDRVWHRMGDVGYLDSRDRFWFCGRKAHRIEAGNRTLFTIPCESIFNSHPRVYRSALVARGERPNQTPVVMIETIDCRQNNGKPIADAESLRKELLELAARNPITRRIEEIIIRRTPLPVDIRHNSKIFRERLAEELQAERR is encoded by the coding sequence ATGACCAGCCAAGTCAAAGATGGTAACGTCGCCGCCCGTTTGCGAATCATCCGCAGCTTGTCACCAGGCGGGATTGCGATTGCCGAACCAAGCGGGCCTCCGCGATCCGATGGATTGCGTCAGTATGAACTGACGACTTTCGAGAACCTCGACCAACGCAGTGACGAAATCGCTCGCGGGCTAATCGCTTGGGGCGTCAAACCGGGCATGCGATTGGCGATGCTGGTCCCGTTCGGCGGCCAGTTTATCGAACTTGTCTTTGCGTTGTTGAAAGCCGGCGTGGTCGCGATCTTGATCGATCCCGGTATCGGCCGCAAACATTTGGTGAAATGTCTCAGCGAGTCTCGTCCCGATGGGTTTGTCGGCATCCCCAAAGCCCAAGCGATTCGCAGCGTGCTACGCAGCCGTTTCCCGCAAGCCAAATGGAACGTCACGGTCGGCAAACGCTGGCTGTGGGGCGGACAAACGCTTGATCAAATTGCCAAGCGAGGCCGAGAAGCGTCCGGCGACATCCTGCCGACAGTCGAGCGAACCGACGCGGCGGCAATCATCTTTACCACCGGCAGCACCGGGCCGCCCAAAGGGGTGTTGTACACCCACGGTACGTTTCATGCACAAATCGACCGGATTCGCGAGCGCTATGACATTCATCGCGGTTCACGGGACTTGGCCTGTTTTCCACTGTTCGGATTGTTCGATGCAGTGATGGGGGTGACCACGATTATCCCCGACATGGATCCCACACGCCCCGCTGATGTGAATCCGCAACGGCTCATTGAAGCTGCGACGCAGTGGGAAGTCGACCAAGCGTTTGGATCGCCCGCCCTTTGGAACACGGTCGTCCGTTGGTGCGAAGCCAACAAAGTCGAGCAACCGTTTCCAACGCTTCGGCGTGTGTTGTCGGCCGGAGCCCCGGTTCCCGCCGCAACGCTGACCAAGCTTCGCAGTTTGCTCGATCCCGAAGTCAATATTGTCACCCCTTATGGGGCGACCGAAGCGCTTCCAATCGCCTCGATCGAATCACGCGAAGTGATTGCCGAAACGGGACCTGCTGCGGCCAAAGGCAAAGGGGTTTGCGTCGGCACCCGATTTGAAGGAGTCCAGTGGCGTGTGATCAAAATCAATGACGGTCCGATGACTCAGATCGACGAGACCGAAGAAATGCCGCAGGGCAAAATTGGTGAACTGATGGTTTCCGGGCCAATGGTGACCACCGAGTACGTCGTCCGATCCGATCAAAATGTGATGCACAAAATTCACGATGGCGACCGCGTTTGGCATCGTATGGGCGACGTCGGCTACTTGGACTCGCGAGATCGATTCTGGTTCTGTGGCCGCAAAGCCCATCGGATCGAAGCGGGTAATCGCACGCTGTTCACGATCCCCTGCGAATCGATCTTCAACTCGCATCCTCGCGTTTACCGTTCGGCGCTCGTCGCCCGCGGCGAACGTCCCAACCAAACGCCGGTGGTGATGATTGAGACCATAGATTGCCGGCAAAACAACGGCAAACCGATTGCCGACGCGGAAAGTCTTCGCAAGGAACTACTCGAATTAGCCGCTCGCAATCCGATCACACGCCGGATCGAAGAGATCATCATTCGCCGCACGCCATTGCCGGTCGATATCCGGCACAACAGCAAGATTTTCCGCGAACGATTGGCCGAGGAATTGCAAGCCGAAAGACGATAA
- the lysS gene encoding lysine--tRNA ligase, whose amino-acid sequence MNQTPDPAPNASGEDATDPRVARRNKLNQLVERGIDPYGSRFDDRKLISQCRELADQVKFVTKDGKTLDLPDFDAGDVDYRQWKTDNGPGEEVGPKVRVAGRIMLARPTGKLIFLNLKDWTGNIQIFIGKNQVGEEDFDLAKLFDLGDLVGAEGRLGRTNTGELTVFAEKLFFLTKMLEPAPEKHAGLTNPDLRQRMRYADLAFNDGVIDTFLNRTRIVKSIRQTLDNDGFCEVEGPTLHTIPGGAAARPFMTHHNALDMKLYMRIALELHLKRLMVGGMERVYELGRVYRNEGLSPRHNPEFTMLELYQAYGDYESMMDLTEQIIGDAIQATGGDYKREFDGKMVDFTPPFQRATYAELFQKATGIDPTDDEGVMAYAKKLKLETANKHSDVIRNEIFEEKVEDSLEGPIFVIDYPASICPLTKRKRDNPEIAERFELFVLGMEVANAYTELNDPDLQQELFETQLQGQEEEDSMAKMDHDFVRALRYAMPPAGGLGIGIDRLVMLLTGQRSIRDVILFPVLRPETNE is encoded by the coding sequence ATGAATCAAACACCCGATCCCGCACCGAATGCTTCCGGCGAAGACGCTACCGACCCACGCGTGGCTCGCCGAAACAAATTGAATCAGCTCGTCGAGCGAGGCATCGATCCGTACGGCAGTCGATTTGACGATCGAAAATTGATTTCCCAGTGCCGTGAACTGGCCGATCAGGTCAAATTTGTGACCAAGGACGGCAAGACCCTCGATCTGCCCGATTTCGACGCGGGGGATGTCGATTACCGTCAATGGAAAACCGACAACGGACCGGGCGAAGAAGTCGGCCCGAAGGTGCGAGTCGCTGGCCGGATCATGCTGGCTCGGCCCACCGGAAAGCTGATCTTTCTGAATCTGAAGGATTGGACCGGAAACATCCAAATCTTCATCGGCAAGAACCAGGTGGGCGAAGAGGATTTCGACCTCGCCAAACTCTTTGACCTCGGTGACCTCGTGGGGGCCGAAGGACGACTGGGCCGAACCAACACGGGTGAATTGACCGTGTTCGCAGAGAAATTGTTCTTCTTGACCAAAATGCTCGAGCCGGCACCGGAAAAGCATGCCGGTTTGACCAATCCGGATCTGCGTCAGCGGATGCGTTACGCCGACCTCGCGTTCAATGATGGCGTGATCGACACGTTTTTGAATCGCACGCGGATTGTCAAGTCGATCCGGCAGACGCTCGACAATGATGGGTTCTGTGAAGTCGAAGGACCGACGCTGCACACGATTCCCGGTGGCGCAGCGGCACGTCCCTTTATGACGCATCACAATGCGTTGGACATGAAATTGTACATGCGGATCGCGCTCGAATTGCACTTGAAGCGTTTGATGGTCGGCGGCATGGAACGTGTCTATGAACTCGGGCGAGTGTATCGCAACGAAGGCCTCAGCCCGCGACATAATCCTGAGTTCACGATGTTGGAACTGTACCAAGCGTACGGCGACTACGAGTCGATGATGGATTTGACCGAGCAAATTATTGGCGATGCAATCCAAGCCACCGGAGGCGATTACAAGCGTGAATTCGATGGCAAGATGGTCGACTTTACCCCGCCGTTCCAGCGTGCGACCTATGCCGAATTGTTCCAAAAAGCGACCGGCATCGATCCCACCGACGACGAAGGCGTGATGGCATACGCCAAGAAGTTAAAGCTGGAAACTGCGAACAAGCACTCTGACGTGATTCGCAACGAAATCTTTGAAGAGAAGGTCGAAGATTCGCTCGAAGGTCCGATCTTTGTGATCGATTATCCGGCCAGCATCTGCCCGCTCACCAAACGCAAACGAGACAATCCCGAGATTGCCGAGCGATTTGAATTGTTTGTGTTGGGGATGGAAGTTGCCAACGCTTACACCGAGCTGAATGATCCTGATTTGCAACAAGAGCTATTCGAGACTCAATTGCAGGGGCAAGAGGAAGAGGATTCGATGGCGAAGATGGACCACGATTTCGTCCGTGCGCTGCGTTACGCCATGCCGCCCGCGGGCGGGCTTGGCATCGGCATCGACCGTTTGGTGATGTTGTTGACCGGACAACGCTCGATTCGCGACGTGATCCTGTTCCCGGTCCTGCGTCCCGAAACCAACGAATAG
- a CDS encoding glycerophosphodiester phosphodiesterase, translating into MRSRLIPLFVFVASVSLSQLAFSQMIVAHRGASHDAPENTLSAFRLAWKQNADGVEGDFYLTADSKIVCIHDKDTKRTAGKKIVVQDSTLAELRQLDAGKWKDAKWANEPIPTFAEVLQTVPEGRTFVIEIKSDERIVPVLKSELDRLDHANINLLIISFNDKVIADCKRLLPNVKSHWLTSFKQNKATGKWTPTADQIAKTVKKSGASGVGMHGNTQVIDAAFIAAMKQGGCDEFHVWTVDSPADANYFSKLGAFGITTNRPAFIREALETKTAAN; encoded by the coding sequence ATGCGTTCACGCTTGATCCCGTTGTTTGTTTTCGTCGCTTCCGTTTCTCTGTCGCAATTGGCGTTTTCACAGATGATTGTCGCCCACCGTGGCGCGTCGCATGACGCCCCCGAAAACACCTTGTCAGCCTTTCGACTCGCTTGGAAGCAAAACGCCGACGGTGTCGAGGGAGATTTTTATCTGACGGCCGATTCAAAAATCGTGTGCATTCACGACAAAGACACCAAGCGAACGGCGGGCAAGAAAATCGTCGTCCAAGACTCGACGCTCGCCGAACTTCGCCAACTCGATGCCGGCAAGTGGAAAGACGCGAAATGGGCGAACGAGCCCATCCCAACCTTTGCCGAAGTCCTGCAAACGGTGCCCGAGGGTCGCACCTTTGTGATCGAAATCAAGAGCGACGAACGCATCGTCCCCGTTTTGAAATCGGAACTGGACCGCTTGGATCACGCGAACATCAACCTGTTGATCATCAGTTTCAATGACAAGGTGATCGCCGACTGCAAACGTTTGCTTCCGAACGTGAAATCGCATTGGTTGACCAGTTTCAAACAGAACAAGGCCACCGGCAAATGGACTCCGACCGCAGACCAGATCGCCAAGACCGTCAAAAAATCGGGCGCCAGCGGCGTGGGCATGCATGGAAACACCCAAGTCATCGATGCGGCCTTCATCGCGGCGATGAAGCAGGGCGGGTGTGACGAATTCCACGTTTGGACGGTCGATTCGCCCGCCGACGCCAACTACTTTTCCAAGCTGGGCGCCTTTGGCATCACCACCAATCGACCGGCGTTCATTCGCGAAGCTCTGGAAACAAAAACAGCAGCGAACTAG